Proteins from one Pseudomonas sp. KBS0710 genomic window:
- the pdeM gene encoding ligase-associated DNA damage response endonuclease PdeM, with translation MHYLLTLEGEALWLLAEKAIYWPARQCLLIADAHFGKASAYRSLGQPVPQGTTSENLQRLDRLLSALPCAQVIFLGDFLHGPGSHASGTLSALRAWRKRNHELNLTLIRGNHDKRAGDPPTDLRIAVVAEPLLMGPFALQHEPDAHPSHHVLAGHVHPVYRLRGKGRQSLRLPCFQIGSRISLLPAFGAFTGGYSVDKSDDRRVFVIGDQDVWPVR, from the coding sequence ATGCATTATTTGCTGACGCTTGAGGGTGAGGCGTTGTGGTTGCTGGCCGAAAAGGCGATTTACTGGCCCGCCCGTCAGTGCCTGTTGATCGCCGATGCGCACTTTGGCAAGGCCTCGGCATATCGCAGCCTCGGGCAGCCGGTGCCGCAGGGCACTACCAGCGAAAACCTGCAGCGCCTGGACCGCCTGTTATCGGCCCTGCCGTGCGCACAGGTGATCTTTCTGGGCGACTTCCTGCACGGCCCTGGCTCGCACGCCAGCGGCACCCTGAGCGCCTTGAGGGCCTGGCGCAAGCGCAATCACGAACTGAACCTGACCTTGATTCGCGGCAATCACGATAAACGCGCAGGCGACCCGCCTACTGACTTGAGGATTGCAGTGGTGGCCGAGCCGCTGTTGATGGGGCCGTTCGCGCTGCAGCATGAGCCGGATGCCCACCCCAGCCATCATGTGCTGGCCGGGCATGTGCACCCGGTGTACCGGTTGCGCGGCAAAGGTCGGCAGAGTTTAAGGCTGCCGTGCTTTCAGATCGGCTCGAGGATCAGCTTACTGCCGGCGTTTGGGGCTTTTACCGGCGGTTACTCCGTAGATAAAAGCGACGATCGGCGAGTATTTGTGATCGGCGATCAAGACGTATGGCCGGTGCGCTGA